Proteins encoded within one genomic window of Bacillus sp. 1NLA3E:
- a CDS encoding ASCH domain-containing protein, whose amino-acid sequence MTADKETNALPPKTCTIDRLVTVSEDVNKVMEGRKTATRRNGRYADVGEIMILKDKKFIVERVYSQSLGQLTDEHARQEGFETVEEYKNKILSFHPGMPWLPKMRVWVHEFSPVSE is encoded by the coding sequence ATGACTGCTGATAAAGAAACCAATGCACTGCCGCCAAAAACATGTACGATTGATCGACTTGTAACAGTATCTGAAGATGTTAACAAAGTAATGGAAGGCCGGAAAACAGCCACACGCCGGAATGGCAGATATGCAGATGTTGGAGAAATTATGATTTTGAAGGATAAAAAATTCATCGTCGAACGAGTGTATTCTCAGTCTCTTGGTCAATTAACTGATGAGCATGCTCGCCAAGAAGGATTTGAAACGGTAGAAGAATATAAAAATAAGATTTTATCCTTTCATCCAGGAATGCCTTGGCTCCCCAAAATGAGAGTGTGGGTCCACGAATTCAGTCCTGTATCTGAGTAA
- a CDS encoding ABC transporter substrate-binding protein — MKPKLMLWLFVLMIMLTGCYSEPKNNKGTTSKIKLPTISIIADSEQALVLFKKEEKNIERKFGVQLEYHYPNRLNDNLEDFLFASKETYDIYMIFPGKIPEYAERDMLLPLDSYIQNTKDMDDIIPVYRNLYMKYGSHDYGMVYDGDTHLLFYRKDLFKKYNDDYRKIYGHNLTPPNTWEEYDQIAHFLTKDTNNDGKVDLYGTAIFGGDAKRYIWFAERYLSMGGQYFDKNMNPLIQNQQGIKALQDLINLNDSGATPPNSMYDWIDLNNSFLHGNVAMVVQWSDTSRFSYDKKIWKSKVENKVGWTLVPADNPKNPRGGVWIGRVLGISKKSTKPDKAWEIISYITSKDVSKQAIASKETINDPFRLSHFSTGGIGAFPSKQLNKDFLNTVKSSLSNPNADLMIPGGWEYMQVLDKNIYSALIHNLSPEKALQDSTVEWDKITERYGRTQQAENYQQWLTLLEEVRYHEVAQ, encoded by the coding sequence ATGAAACCGAAGTTAATGCTTTGGCTTTTCGTGCTCATGATCATGCTGACAGGATGTTATTCAGAGCCCAAAAATAATAAAGGTACTACCTCAAAAATTAAACTGCCCACGATATCTATTATTGCTGATTCAGAACAGGCATTGGTTTTATTTAAAAAGGAAGAAAAAAACATTGAGAGAAAGTTCGGTGTCCAGTTGGAATATCACTATCCTAATAGACTCAACGATAATCTCGAAGATTTCTTATTTGCTAGCAAAGAAACTTACGATATTTATATGATATTCCCTGGAAAGATACCTGAATATGCTGAAAGAGATATGTTACTTCCATTAGATTCATACATTCAAAATACAAAAGATATGGATGACATAATTCCCGTTTATCGCAATCTTTATATGAAGTATGGTAGCCATGATTATGGGATGGTTTATGATGGTGACACCCATTTGTTATTTTATCGGAAAGACCTTTTTAAAAAGTATAATGACGATTACCGAAAAATATATGGTCATAATTTAACCCCACCTAATACTTGGGAGGAGTATGACCAAATCGCTCACTTTCTTACAAAAGATACTAATAACGACGGTAAAGTTGATCTATATGGAACCGCAATTTTTGGCGGTGATGCTAAAAGATACATTTGGTTTGCCGAACGATATTTATCTATGGGTGGACAATATTTTGATAAAAATATGAACCCACTAATCCAAAATCAGCAAGGAATTAAAGCTCTCCAAGATTTAATCAACCTCAATGATAGTGGTGCGACTCCACCAAATTCTATGTATGATTGGATTGATCTAAATAATTCATTCCTTCATGGAAACGTTGCCATGGTCGTTCAGTGGAGTGACACTTCACGCTTTTCTTACGATAAGAAAATATGGAAATCCAAGGTTGAAAATAAAGTTGGTTGGACCCTAGTCCCAGCTGATAATCCAAAGAATCCCCGCGGTGGAGTTTGGATTGGCCGAGTATTAGGAATATCCAAGAAATCGACAAAGCCTGATAAAGCTTGGGAAATCATTTCATATATTACCTCAAAAGATGTTAGTAAGCAGGCAATAGCATCTAAAGAAACCATTAATGACCCTTTTCGGCTCAGTCATTTTTCAACAGGTGGGATAGGTGCATTCCCGTCAAAGCAGCTTAACAAGGATTTTTTAAACACAGTAAAATCAAGCTTGAGTAATCCAAATGCAGATTTGATGATTCCAGGTGGTTGGGAGTATATGCAAGTGCTTGATAAGAATATTTATTCCGCTCTCATCCATAATTTATCACCGGAAAAGGCACTACAGGATTCAACAGTTGAATGGGACAAAATTACTGAACGTTATGGCCGAACTCAACAAGCAGAAAATTATCAACAATGGCTAACTCTCCTTGAGGAGGTCCGATATCATGAAGTGGCACAATAG
- a CDS encoding HD domain-containing protein, whose protein sequence is MEIIEKALEVASKAHEQQYRKQTDIPYITHPVAVGMILMKAGYGEELIAAGILHDTVEDTLISLDDIDRIFGKEIAGIVEGCSEPDKSLSWEARKKHTIEFLKLAPEEIRIVACADKLHNIKSIINDYEKSGNDVWERFNRGKDQQEWYYRNIVESLGYVSSFELLEELRREVDRLFK, encoded by the coding sequence ATGGAAATAATTGAAAAAGCTTTGGAAGTTGCAAGTAAAGCTCATGAACAACAGTATAGAAAACAAACAGATATTCCGTATATTACTCACCCTGTTGCTGTGGGAATGATTTTGATGAAAGCAGGATATGGAGAAGAGCTTATTGCTGCAGGAATATTGCATGATACGGTAGAAGACACTCTGATTTCACTTGATGATATAGATAGGATTTTTGGCAAGGAAATTGCTGGAATTGTGGAAGGGTGCTCGGAACCAGATAAATCTCTGTCCTGGGAAGCAAGGAAAAAGCATACGATTGAATTTTTAAAATTAGCACCAGAAGAGATTAGGATTGTTGCTTGTGCAGATAAACTACATAATATTAAATCAATCATCAATGATTATGAAAAAAGTGGAAATGATGTATGGGAGAGATTTAATCGAGGCAAAGATCAACAAGAATGGTATTACAGAAATATTGTTGAGAGTTTAGGTTACGTATCTTCTTTTGAATTATTAGAAGAACTGCGACGAGAGGTTGATAGGTTATTTAAGTGA
- the atpB gene encoding F0F1 ATP synthase subunit A, with amino-acid sequence MHSTRPLVQLFGMTFDLSIILSSTIAALVVLIFVYYCTRHITDKKPGKLQNFMEWIIDFVKNIMENSIGIKDNFFILSVGVGLLLYLLIANIMGIPFSIIAGENHATWWKSPTSDAHVTLTLAIMMIVYTHYIDIRLHGFKGYLLSFFKPFKALFLINILEQFASTLTLGLRLFGNIYAGEIMLGILAGAVTHGFDGGVFTGIGASLLTAGPMIIWQAFCLFIGGIQAYIFVTLFMVYVGQRVNEAV; translated from the coding sequence ATGCACTCCACTCGACCTCTTGTGCAATTGTTTGGAATGACATTCGATCTGTCAATAATCCTGAGTAGCACCATCGCGGCATTGGTTGTGCTTATTTTTGTTTATTATTGCACAAGGCACATCACAGATAAAAAACCAGGAAAACTGCAAAATTTTATGGAATGGATTATCGACTTTGTAAAAAATATCATGGAAAATTCCATTGGGATTAAAGACAATTTTTTTATCCTCTCAGTAGGTGTAGGGCTTCTTCTCTATCTTTTAATCGCAAACATTATGGGAATCCCATTTTCCATCATTGCTGGAGAAAACCATGCTACCTGGTGGAAATCCCCGACCTCAGACGCCCATGTCACACTGACACTAGCGATCATGATGATTGTTTACACCCATTATATTGACATTCGTCTGCACGGATTTAAGGGGTATTTGCTTAGTTTCTTTAAGCCCTTCAAAGCCCTCTTTTTAATTAATATTCTTGAGCAATTTGCGTCCACGCTTACCCTTGGGCTTCGGCTGTTCGGAAACATTTATGCAGGGGAAATAATGCTTGGTATTCTTGCCGGAGCAGTGACACATGGATTTGACGGGGGTGTGTTTACTGGTATTGGTGCAAGTCTACTTACTGCAGGTCCTATGATTATATGGCAGGCATTTTGCTTATTCATCGGTGGAATCCAGGCATACATTTTTGTAACACTTTTCATGGTTTATGTTGGTCAAAGAGTAAATGAAGCGGTATAA
- a CDS encoding ArsB/NhaD family transporter: protein MENQAILALGIFIISYAIIISEKIHRTIIAMLGGILVVMFGVLDQETAIHHIDFNTIGLLIGMMIIVSITAETGVFKYIAIWLTKRVHGNPISILVVLSLFTAAASALLDNVTTVLLVVPVTISITKQLKLNPMPYLILLILSSNIGGTATMIGDPPNIMIGSAVKELTFLSFIDNLASICIIILLITIVIFVLIYRKSLHTTEELKRELLKKNENDELTNLKLLRKCLFIIFFTIGGFFLHQYIHIETATIALLGGFLLLLLAGKNHLDRALEKIEWTTLFFFIGLFVMVGGLVETGLIASLAEKAMSLTGGELKSTAILVLWMSAIISAFVDNIPFVATMIPMIQEMGKMGITNLEPLWWALSLGACLGGNGTLIGASANLVVAGLAAAEGYHISFYRYIKIGFPLMLISILISTVYIFLRYLM, encoded by the coding sequence ATGGAAAATCAAGCAATACTTGCTTTAGGAATCTTTATTATTTCATACGCTATTATTATTTCAGAAAAAATTCATCGCACGATTATCGCGATGCTTGGTGGGATACTCGTTGTAATGTTTGGGGTTCTCGATCAGGAAACAGCCATCCACCATATTGATTTTAATACTATCGGGTTATTGATTGGTATGATGATCATTGTCTCGATTACAGCGGAGACAGGTGTTTTTAAATATATTGCAATCTGGCTAACGAAAAGAGTCCATGGAAACCCTATTTCCATCCTAGTAGTTTTAAGTTTATTTACGGCTGCTGCTTCAGCTCTTCTTGATAATGTCACCACTGTATTGCTTGTCGTTCCAGTGACAATTAGTATTACGAAACAATTAAAATTAAACCCGATGCCATATTTAATCTTGCTTATTCTATCATCGAATATCGGTGGTACAGCGACGATGATCGGTGACCCCCCGAATATTATGATTGGAAGTGCGGTAAAGGAGCTAACGTTTCTGTCATTTATTGATAATTTAGCTTCGATTTGTATAATCATATTGTTGATAACAATAGTGATTTTCGTGTTGATTTACCGAAAATCCCTCCATACTACTGAAGAATTGAAGAGAGAACTATTAAAGAAGAATGAAAACGATGAACTGACAAATCTAAAGCTATTAAGAAAATGTTTGTTCATTATTTTCTTTACTATTGGTGGCTTTTTCCTTCATCAGTACATTCATATTGAAACAGCTACTATTGCCCTATTAGGGGGATTTCTGTTATTATTGCTCGCTGGGAAAAATCATCTCGATCGTGCATTAGAAAAAATAGAATGGACAACCTTATTCTTTTTTATCGGTCTGTTTGTCATGGTTGGTGGGCTTGTTGAAACGGGTTTGATCGCATCATTAGCCGAGAAGGCGATGTCATTGACAGGGGGAGAACTGAAATCAACTGCCATCCTCGTTTTATGGATGAGTGCAATCATTTCGGCATTTGTAGATAATATCCCGTTTGTAGCCACGATGATTCCAATGATTCAAGAAATGGGAAAGATGGGAATAACCAATTTAGAACCGCTTTGGTGGGCATTATCGTTAGGGGCTTGCCTTGGCGGAAACGGGACTTTGATTGGGGCAAGCGCTAATCTCGTAGTGGCAGGTCTAGCCGCAGCAGAGGGCTACCACATTTCCTTCTATAGGTATATAAAAATAGGCTTTCCGTTAATGCTCATTTCTATTTTAATATCAACAGTATATATATTTTTGCGTTACTTAATGTAA
- a CDS encoding ATP-binding protein: protein MYRIVIEREDDVYMASSIGKRVADECGLNKSQQTKLVVSIMELTRNIVFYAGKGELFIKPDPSYGIEIIAIDQGPGIPNLEQVLNNTVPSKTGLGLGLSGVKRLMDVFEITSTVNLGTKVRAVKWLKEGQGNYYD, encoded by the coding sequence TTGTACAGGATTGTTATTGAACGAGAAGATGATGTTTATATGGCGAGTTCAATTGGTAAAAGAGTTGCTGACGAATGCGGCTTGAATAAGAGCCAACAAACCAAATTAGTAGTATCCATAATGGAACTAACCCGCAATATTGTCTTTTACGCTGGCAAAGGCGAGCTTTTTATTAAGCCAGACCCCTCCTATGGTATAGAAATAATCGCAATTGACCAAGGTCCAGGCATTCCGAACCTTGAGCAAGTTTTAAATAATACTGTCCCTTCTAAAACAGGATTAGGATTGGGGTTGTCAGGAGTGAAACGATTAATGGATGTATTTGAAATCACAAGTACCGTTAACCTGGGTACTAAGGTTAGAGCAGTCAAATGGCTCAAAGAGGGGCAGGGGAATTACTATGATTAA
- a CDS encoding F0F1 ATP synthase subunit B family protein encodes MGDFEIFGMPVSIGTMVYQAILFTILIFILKKKFLGKLVEALERRRETIGNELQLADTYKQDAENNMIRQREMTEKATREAREIIEKGRQEAAQIVKDARKDALMIRTQAYDDGRPKNVRGVRGAS; translated from the coding sequence ATGGGGGATTTTGAAATTTTTGGTATGCCTGTTTCAATTGGAACAATGGTTTACCAAGCTATTTTGTTTACGATTCTAATTTTCATTCTTAAGAAGAAGTTTCTTGGTAAACTAGTTGAGGCATTGGAGCGTAGGAGAGAAACGATTGGAAATGAACTCCAGCTAGCTGATACCTATAAACAGGATGCAGAGAACAATATGATTCGACAACGAGAAATGACTGAAAAAGCAACACGGGAGGCTAGAGAGATTATAGAAAAAGGGCGACAGGAGGCTGCCCAAATTGTTAAGGACGCCCGAAAAGATGCTTTGATGATCCGTACCCAAGCATACGATGACGGTAGACCTAAGAATGTACGCGGGGTGCGTGGTGCCTCATGA
- a CDS encoding EAL domain-containing protein, whose amino-acid sequence MKWHNRLAFRFWFAFNSLVLIGIFTFSGLNLWQESTHLETLLRNEGITAANTLNSAIGLYMLQEDYSHISPLTYSLLSEPNIAYVIVKDKGGATINQKGETTIDKENIVVEKVPLQYFQENVGEVEIALKTDTLQQKQESLYVSTAILTLIISFLSLIFSYLISKRLASPINRLIAATKKMAEGERHFDVVEDKIVEIQELALAFHKMAHTINHHEEILVEEINKATKDLSEKVDILEGLANISSSVIKDNIQRVEVMKSILVSIIKHSHTNQISLTFLNKNNTLEMFELDQNGNIRSQDLQNANTSLHQAICNKQTVIHNNLNNIRLSYYGEQLLNKGLHSLLILPIIAKNKSIGALSIASKIPDYFSDEMVDTLSIFTNQIALALDRMTAYESLQNLAYHDYLTNLPNYRLFKTRLNEAMKNAKNHPNSQVAVVFLDLDRFKVVNDTLGHTTGDLLLQKIGSKLVSCLSDEDTVTRFGGDEFSILLPNISSREEAVSKVQKIIDSLEEPFFIKEYEIPISASIGVAFYPDDGLDAEHLIKNADRAMYRVKEHGKKSFAIYTQSKDDLSFDQLTLENELRKALERDEFVVYYQPKVSLQSGSIAGLEALVRWKSPDKGLISPGNFIPSAEETGLIVPIGEFVLREACIQCVTWHSKGFPPIPVSVNLSTRQLLQSKIVSTVEKIIKDSGIKPELLELEITESMSMDFERSLEIIMKLKSLGVRISVDDFGTGYSSLSYLRQLPIDRVKIDQSFIKDMNVNPSNEAIVSTIINMGHNLNLAVTAEGVETKEQVLLLQKQACDEIQGFYFSKPVSSEDFERNYSAITQEANKWRAVENKAM is encoded by the coding sequence ATGAAGTGGCACAATAGACTAGCCTTCCGCTTCTGGTTTGCCTTCAATAGCCTTGTACTTATTGGAATTTTCACATTTAGCGGTCTAAACCTTTGGCAAGAATCAACACACCTTGAAACCCTTTTAAGAAATGAAGGGATTACCGCAGCTAATACTTTAAACTCTGCAATCGGCTTATACATGCTTCAAGAGGACTATTCGCATATTAGTCCTCTTACTTATTCATTACTATCCGAACCAAACATTGCTTACGTTATCGTGAAAGATAAGGGTGGTGCCACAATCAACCAAAAGGGTGAAACCACGATTGATAAAGAAAATATTGTTGTTGAAAAAGTCCCACTTCAATATTTTCAAGAAAATGTGGGCGAGGTTGAAATTGCATTAAAAACGGATACATTACAACAAAAACAAGAAAGCCTTTATGTCAGTACAGCTATCCTAACATTGATTATTTCCTTTCTATCTCTCATTTTTTCGTATTTAATTAGCAAAAGATTAGCCTCCCCAATCAATAGGTTAATAGCAGCAACCAAGAAAATGGCAGAAGGGGAGCGTCATTTTGATGTAGTAGAAGATAAAATTGTTGAAATTCAGGAATTAGCTCTTGCATTTCATAAAATGGCTCACACTATAAACCATCACGAAGAAATATTAGTCGAGGAAATTAACAAGGCAACTAAGGATTTATCCGAAAAGGTGGACATTCTTGAAGGGTTGGCTAATATATCCAGCTCCGTTATAAAGGATAATATTCAAAGAGTAGAAGTCATGAAAAGCATATTGGTTAGCATCATAAAACATAGTCATACAAACCAAATTTCTTTAACTTTTTTAAATAAAAATAATACTTTAGAAATGTTCGAGTTGGACCAAAATGGAAATATTCGTTCTCAAGATTTGCAAAATGCCAACACCTCTTTACATCAAGCAATCTGTAATAAACAAACGGTCATCCATAATAATTTAAATAACATACGTTTATCTTATTATGGGGAACAGCTCCTTAATAAAGGATTACATTCTCTCTTAATTCTGCCAATCATTGCAAAAAATAAATCTATTGGGGCTTTAAGTATTGCAAGCAAAATCCCTGATTATTTTTCAGATGAGATGGTTGATACACTTTCTATCTTTACCAATCAAATAGCACTAGCCCTTGACAGGATGACAGCTTATGAATCATTACAAAATTTAGCCTATCACGACTACTTAACCAATCTACCAAATTACCGATTGTTTAAAACTCGTTTGAATGAGGCAATGAAAAATGCCAAGAACCACCCAAACTCTCAAGTAGCGGTAGTATTTCTAGATCTTGATCGATTTAAAGTGGTAAATGATACATTGGGTCATACCACCGGGGATCTCTTATTACAAAAAATCGGAAGTAAACTGGTAAGTTGTCTTTCTGATGAAGATACAGTTACCCGGTTTGGAGGAGATGAATTTTCTATTCTTTTGCCAAATATAAGTAGTCGTGAAGAAGCAGTCTCAAAGGTACAAAAAATAATTGATAGCTTGGAAGAACCATTTTTCATAAAAGAATATGAAATTCCTATTTCGGCAAGCATCGGAGTTGCTTTTTATCCGGACGACGGTTTGGATGCTGAGCATTTAATTAAAAATGCCGATCGGGCGATGTACCGAGTAAAAGAACATGGCAAAAAAAGTTTTGCTATTTATACACAAAGCAAAGATGACCTGTCTTTTGATCAGCTGACTTTAGAAAATGAACTTCGAAAGGCTTTGGAAAGAGATGAATTCGTCGTTTATTATCAGCCGAAAGTTAGCTTGCAATCTGGCTCCATCGCTGGTCTTGAAGCGCTGGTTCGCTGGAAGAGCCCAGATAAAGGACTTATTTCACCAGGGAACTTTATCCCATCAGCAGAGGAAACGGGACTAATCGTCCCAATTGGAGAATTTGTATTACGTGAAGCTTGTATTCAATGTGTTACTTGGCATTCAAAGGGGTTTCCCCCAATTCCTGTTTCAGTTAATTTATCAACCCGACAATTATTACAATCAAAAATTGTTAGCACTGTAGAAAAAATAATCAAAGATTCCGGGATAAAGCCTGAGCTCTTAGAGTTAGAAATTACTGAAAGCATGTCAATGGATTTCGAAAGATCGCTTGAAATAATAATGAAACTCAAAAGTTTAGGTGTTCGAATTAGTGTAGATGACTTTGGTACCGGGTACAGCTCTCTTAGCTATCTACGTCAATTACCAATCGATCGTGTTAAAATTGATCAATCATTTATTAAGGATATGAATGTGAATCCTAGTAATGAAGCTATTGTTTCTACCATTATCAATATGGGCCATAATTTGAATCTTGCTGTTACAGCTGAAGGAGTAGAAACAAAAGAACAAGTGTTACTTTTGCAAAAACAAGCTTGTGATGAAATTCAAGGTTTCTACTTTAGTAAGCCAGTTTCATCAGAAGATTTTGAACGTAATTACTCAGCGATTACACAGGAAGCAAACAAATGGCGTGCAGTAGAAAATAAAGCGATGTGA
- a CDS encoding DUF3939 domain-containing protein: MKSTYLKEHGKVIEMVELEEEQKWFNIKYVRGNFRKTAYVIKHDQETTNNYIENFLKDCHASEEIISDLKNPLKKGSKGIETSLQEFVNFLVKTSSIHIMGGIALGLSIFGGYQLGAKMDENLHNYPSYTVIGLLCGLVVGCLIGYVMMYKYLGILSKKGKPKIKTQDNRKNSEEAVEWPIIESTLYDVRYAVRQFSDDLPKGINRTILVKEDNSINFDRLAPYLHGIPSKPFYMSKETFDIFEEKDKNIPPIIDKVQKAVNLFYKKNNAYPAMPYDSLHRVNYFQLLQDHYLDEMPGIELYITEYHGLLTHLKPQKKSVGG; the protein is encoded by the coding sequence ATGAAAAGCACCTATTTAAAAGAACATGGTAAAGTAATAGAAATGGTAGAGCTGGAAGAAGAACAAAAGTGGTTTAATATCAAATATGTAAGAGGGAATTTCCGTAAGACAGCATACGTAATAAAACATGATCAGGAAACTACAAATAATTATATTGAAAACTTTCTCAAAGACTGCCATGCTTCAGAGGAAATTATAAGTGACCTAAAAAACCCCTTAAAAAAGGGAAGCAAAGGGATTGAAACAAGCTTACAAGAGTTCGTGAACTTTTTAGTAAAAACATCATCAATTCACATCATGGGCGGAATAGCACTAGGATTATCCATCTTTGGAGGTTACCAATTAGGAGCAAAAATGGACGAGAATCTTCATAATTATCCATCTTATACCGTTATCGGTTTGCTCTGCGGACTTGTCGTTGGTTGTCTAATAGGTTATGTAATGATGTATAAATATCTTGGAATCCTTTCAAAGAAAGGAAAGCCAAAAATAAAAACACAAGATAATAGAAAAAATTCAGAGGAAGCTGTTGAATGGCCTATCATTGAATCTACACTCTATGATGTCCGTTATGCGGTACGCCAATTTTCTGATGACCTACCAAAAGGAATTAACAGAACTATCCTTGTAAAAGAGGATAACAGCATTAACTTTGATCGGCTCGCTCCCTACCTTCATGGGATACCAAGCAAACCATTTTATATGTCAAAAGAGACGTTTGATATTTTTGAGGAAAAGGACAAAAACATTCCTCCTATCATCGACAAGGTACAAAAGGCAGTTAATTTATTTTATAAAAAGAATAATGCATATCCAGCAATGCCTTATGATTCACTTCACAGGGTGAATTACTTCCAGCTTTTGCAAGACCATTATCTTGATGAAATGCCTGGTATCGAACTATATATTACCGAATATCATGGACTCCTTACCCATTTAAAACCACAGAAAAAAAGTGTTGGTGGGTAA
- a CDS encoding glycosyl hydrolase family 18 protein — MQSFKGKHSSKRLFILSTIFLLFISCFTSFRIVEAAKVDKTAPTAPTNLLATGVTETTISLGWNSSTDNVAVTSYDVYQDNRLIGTVSSTQYVVKNLVSNTTYSFYITARDAKGNLSNASNTIKVTTNKLMIDLPPQVGELMVSPIAVDGKTISGTVTLSVNPLDDKGISKVEFYSNNGGYLIRTLTAAPYNVNWATDPWVPDGEQIVKAVVYDTSNQVAQVSRTVIVKNTITPVQTEYKTVGYYTGWSAYSNFQVTDIDASKLTHLNYAFANISSDGQIALGDSWVDVEKSFPGDTSDQPYKGNFYQLTKLKQQYPQLKTLISVGGWTWSDKFSDVALTEQSRTIFAESCLQFILKYGFDGIDIDWEYPVVGGRIGNINRPEDKQNFTLLLKKIRETLDAQSAKDGKKYLLTIAGGAGKGYAANTELNLLSSYIDYVQLMTYDIHGSWDLITGMNAQLYMDPDTGFYSEWSVQDAVQTFLNNGVPKNKIIMGIPFYGRSYNQVTNVNNGLYQTFTGAGSAISYAELEANYVNKNGFIRYWEPDSKVPWLFNGSQFISYDDGESIGYKTSYIKTTGLGGAMMWELSQDPNKVLVSKIYNDLR; from the coding sequence ATGCAGAGCTTCAAGGGGAAACATTCATCTAAAAGACTATTTATTCTTTCCACTATATTTCTATTATTTATTAGTTGCTTTACAAGTTTTAGGATCGTTGAGGCTGCGAAGGTTGATAAAACAGCGCCTACTGCTCCAACAAATCTACTTGCAACTGGAGTAACAGAAACGACAATATCTTTAGGTTGGAATTCCTCTACGGATAATGTAGCGGTTACTAGTTATGATGTGTATCAAGATAATAGATTAATAGGGACAGTTTCTTCAACTCAATATGTAGTCAAGAATCTAGTCTCAAATACAACCTATAGCTTTTATATAACGGCTAGAGATGCAAAAGGGAATCTATCAAATGCAAGTAATACAATAAAAGTGACTACAAATAAGCTCATGATTGATCTACCACCACAGGTAGGTGAGTTAATGGTTTCACCCATTGCGGTTGATGGGAAAACAATAAGTGGAACAGTTACCTTATCTGTTAATCCTCTTGATGATAAAGGAATAAGTAAGGTGGAGTTCTATAGCAATAACGGGGGCTATTTAATTCGCACCCTAACTGCTGCTCCATATAATGTTAATTGGGCTACTGATCCATGGGTCCCTGATGGGGAGCAAATAGTTAAAGCAGTCGTTTATGATACCTCAAATCAAGTGGCACAAGTTTCAAGAACAGTTATTGTGAAAAATACAATCACACCAGTACAAACTGAGTATAAGACAGTAGGTTATTACACAGGCTGGTCTGCCTATTCAAATTTTCAGGTAACGGATATTGATGCAAGTAAGCTTACTCATTTGAATTATGCATTTGCCAATATCTCTTCTGATGGACAAATCGCATTGGGAGATTCCTGGGTGGATGTAGAGAAATCATTTCCAGGAGATACGTCGGATCAGCCTTATAAAGGGAATTTTTATCAATTAACCAAATTAAAACAACAATATCCTCAACTAAAAACATTAATTTCTGTTGGCGGCTGGACTTGGTCAGATAAGTTTTCTGATGTAGCACTTACTGAACAATCTAGAACAATATTTGCTGAAAGTTGTCTGCAGTTTATTCTAAAATATGGTTTTGACGGAATTGATATAGATTGGGAATACCCAGTTGTTGGAGGGCGAATAGGGAATATCAACCGGCCAGAGGATAAACAAAATTTCACGCTATTATTAAAGAAGATAAGGGAAACTTTGGATGCTCAAAGTGCTAAGGATGGGAAAAAGTATCTTTTAACCATCGCAGGTGGTGCTGGAAAAGGCTATGCAGCGAATACTGAATTGAACTTGCTTTCTTCCTATATAGATTATGTTCAACTGATGACTTATGATATCCACGGATCTTGGGATTTAATTACTGGAATGAATGCTCAGTTGTATATGGACCCTGATACCGGATTTTATTCGGAGTGGAGTGTACAAGATGCAGTCCAAACCTTTCTTAATAACGGTGTGCCAAAAAATAAGATCATAATGGGGATACCATTCTACGGGAGATCCTACAATCAAGTTACCAATGTGAATAATGGTTTATACCAGACTTTTACAGGTGCAGGTTCAGCTATTAGTTATGCAGAACTTGAGGCAAATTACGTTAATAAGAATGGATTTATTCGTTATTGGGAGCCAGACTCCAAAGTACCTTGGTTGTTTAATGGTTCACAATTTATCAGCTATGATGATGGAGAATCTATTGGTTATAAAACCTCTTATATTAAAACTACAGGTTTGGGTGGAGCCATGATGTGGGAATTAAGCCAAGATCCAAATAAAGTGTTAGTGAGTAAGATTTATAATGACTTGAGATAA